The following coding sequences lie in one Notolabrus celidotus isolate fNotCel1 chromosome 6, fNotCel1.pri, whole genome shotgun sequence genomic window:
- the klhdc4 gene encoding kelch domain-containing protein 4 gives MPKKGKKETKVKGAEKTAAKMEKKVSKRSKRDEEDLEALIAQFQSLDAKKTQVVETKCSPPSPRLSASLSPHPEKDELILFGGEFFNGKKTYLYNDLYFYNIKKKSWVKSEIPNPPPPRCSHQAVVAPQGGGQLWVFGGEFASPNGEQFYHYKDLWVLHLATNTWENIKAPGGPSGRSGHRMVLCKNQLLVFGGFHESTRDFIYFNDVHSFSLDTYSWSRLAPQGLPPSQRSACQMTSTVDGTGVIIYGGYSKVRVKKDVEKGTIHSDMFLLKREGKDGQEKWTWSRVSPSGNKPPPRSGFSFAVGSAGRAVLFGGVRDEEEDESLEGDFYNDLYLYDTTKNRWFPGQLRGNKSEKKKRRRGQKGEAEEEGEAGEEEEAEKPQAPTEIVKEIVSEDGTVMTIKEVVPGAQEEEPEEEPKEEEEDDSAPLVEPCPRSNAMATASQGKLFIYGGMFEVGDRQFTLNDLYSLDLHKMDQWEVLVEIDPKAQEWLEESESEDDDEEEEEAKGAEGEEESEEECEDEEDSKDGEDHPAVKEEETVTDYQNRTEGYWIGLARANMGPDVKDKKVAKVALAMAKVFYEDK, from the exons ATGCCGAAGAAAGGCAAGAAGGAGACGAAGGTGAAGGGAGCGGAGAAGACAGCTGCCAAGATGGAGAAGAAGGTTTCAAAGAGGTCCAAACGAGATGAG gAGGATCTGGAGGCCCTCATTGCTCAGTTTCAGAGTCTGGATGCAAAGAAGACCCAGGTAGTAGAGACGAAATGTTCTCCTCCATCACCCAG ACTCAGcgcgtctctctctcctcaccctGAGAAAGATGAGCTCATCCTGTTCGGAGGAGAATTCTTCAACGGGAAGAAG ACGTACCTGTACAACGATCTGTATTTCTACAACATCAAGAAGAAGAGCTGGGTCAAATCAGAAATTCCCAACCCTCCTCCCCCGCGGTGCTCTCACCAG GCGGTGGTTGCACCACAGGGTGGGGGTCAGCTCTGGGTGTTTGGGGGGGAGTTCGCCTCTCCAAACGGGGAACAGTTCTACCACTACAAGGACCTATGGGTGCTGCACCTTGCAACAAACACCTGGGAGAACATTAA AGCACCTGGTGGTCCGTCAGGCCGCAGTGGCCACAGGATGGTCCTCTGCAAGAATCAGCTGCTGGTGTTTGGAGGATTCCATGAGAGTACCAG AGATTTTATCTACTTCAATGACGTCCACTCTTTTTCCTTGGACACCTACTCCTGGTCCCGCCTCGCTCCACAAGGACTCCCCCCCTCCCAACGCTCGGCCTGTCAGATGACCTCCACTGTTGATGGTACAGGTGTCATCATCTACGGGGGATACTCTAAAGTG aGAGTGAAAAAGGACGTGGAGAAGGGGACTATCCACTCTGACATGTTCCTCCTGAAGCGAGAGGGGAAAGACGGCCAAG AGAAGTGGACCTGGTCCAGAGTAAGCCCCTCTGGGAACAAGCCTCCTCCCCGCTCCGGCTTTTCGTTCGCAGTGGGCTCAGCAGGGCGAGCGGTGCTGTTTGGTGGCGTTCGTgacgaggaagaggatgagTCTTTGGAGGGAGATTTCTACAATGATCTTTACCTGTACGATACAACGAAGAACCGCTGGTTCCCAGGACAACTCAGG GGAAACaagtcagagaagaagaaaagacggAGGGGGCAGAAGggtgaagcagaggaggagggtgaagcaggggaggaggaggaggcggagaaACCTCAAGCGCCCACAGAGATTGTCAAAGAGATCGTCTCCGAGGACGGAACAGTGATGACCATCAAGGAAGTGGTCCCTGGAGCTCAGGAGGAGGAGCCTGAGGAAGAGccgaaggaggaggaggaggatg ACTCAGCTCCCTTGGTGGAGCCATGCCCGAGGTCCAACGCCATGGCCACAGCCAGTCAGGGTAAGCTCTTCATCTACGGGGGGATGTTCGAGGTCGGAGACCGCCAGTTCACTCTGAATGACCTCTACAGCCTGGACCTCCATAAGATGGACCAGTGGGAGGTTCTAGTGGAAATAGACCCAA AGGCCCAGGAGTGGCTGGAAGAGTCTGAGTCAGAGGAcgatgatgaggaggaagaagaggcaaagggagcagaaggagaggaagagtcagaggaggaATGCGAAGATGAGGAGGACAGTAAGG